Genomic segment of Chiroxiphia lanceolata isolate bChiLan1 chromosome 18, bChiLan1.pri, whole genome shotgun sequence:
ccgggccgcTTCCGGGCGCGCCGCCCCCCGTGACGCACATCCGGCGCGCGGCGGGGCGACGTCGCGCACGGGATGTGACGTCACGGCCCTCGGAAAAGGGAAGGCGGGAGATGCGGGCGCTGTCGCTGGCGCGGTGGGTCCGCGCCTGGAGGGTCCCCCCGCGGGGGCACAGCGGGCACGGCGCGCACCGGCCCCCGCCGCAGGTACCGCAACCCCTCGCGAGGCGGGAGGGACAAACACTGAGTGAACTTCACTAAGTTCCCcgtaaaagctggaaaagccctTTCAGACCCAACCGTCGCCCTACAGACAGCGGCCGGGACGCATGTCCCGGCCGCTGTCTGTAGGGCGCCGGTTGGGTCTGATGGTGTcaaagggcttttccagccttaacgGTTCTGCGGTTCTTTGTACACTCGGGTTTTGCTGCGGAACAagtttttagtttaaaaaaaaaaaaaaaaaagcactattAAACTTGCTCggttctgccttttttttgtccGGATTTGACAGCAAAAAGTGTCGGTGGAAGTGCTGGACCACCTGGAGCACCTGGCCCTGGTGGATTTCCGTGACTCGGAGGGCGTGGAGCGGCTGCAGAAGGCGATCGAGTTTGCTGACCAGCTTCATGAAGTGAACACTGACGGCGTGGAACCCATGGATTCAGTCCTGGAGGACAGGTGATGGACCACAGCAGCCTCCTTTTATCTGTTAATCTGTCAAACTGTTCGCTTTTGTGACCTTTTATCCCTGGGAATCACCCTTCGCTTACAGAAATGGCCCCTTTGGTTACAGAAATGTCTTATCGTGGTTGTGTGTGGGAGAAAGATGCCTCTGGCCCATGTGATCCTTATGTGTGACCACAGCAAAGGTGAACTTCAGTTCCCTGGTCTGTCTTGTCATGATTGGTCTGCACACGCTGCTCCTCAGACATCTGTCAGTGGCATTCTTGGGTGCTTCAAAATGTTCCAGTACTTGTCTCAGTGCTTACTTAGGACCAGAACCAGGTTTAGCGATGAGCTACCTTTCCTACTTCATAAAATAGCCTAAACACAACTAGTAATCTGTGTTCTTCAGGTGTCTGTACCTCAGAGAAGATGATGTGACAGAAGGCAACTGCACCAAAGAGCTGCTGCAAAACGCCAGAGAGAAGGTAGAGGAGTATTTTGTAGCCCCACCAGGTATTGACTTGTTTGTAAAAACCTCTTAATCTTTCTTGAATTAACCTGAGGAATATAACCTGCCATAGCTGCACTTACTTTCAGGAATCCTAGCTAATAATAGGGAAGTAGTAAAATAAATGTAGCCATCTGTGTAAAACTGTGCAATTTGTTGGTCCTAAAGCAGTACAGAGGCTGATCTGGCTGAAGTTACTGAATGTGTTGAGCAATTCTCTCCAGGAAGTCAGTCAGGACTTACTTCCCTGACTTGCTCAGGGAATTTAAGCTGCCTGAACATACTTAGAATAAACCAGAGAAGCACATTAGTGCCAAGTTGTACAACCTAGAAGGTAACCTACTGCTGATCTCATAAaacttcctttttgttttccctcaggTAACATCCCTTTACCAAAGCTGGAGGAACGAGACACTTTTCTGCAGGGCTCTTAGTGACAGCCCAGAGCCCAAACACCCTTTCACTATTTTATCTgggaaaatgaagttttgtgCAGTCACAGCTGAAATACCCTGACTTGTATTTTGGTCAAAAGAAGAGCACTTGCAAGACAACTTACAGAAGAGAGAAGGTGTAAAAGTTTAGTAATGGTACTGAAATACTCGATGTCTGTGAAGCTGGAAGGCAGATGGCCTTAGTGCTTTTGTttagcaaaattaatttcatgttaTTCTTGAAGATACCGAATGGCTTAAAGGCTTTAAAGAGAACATTCACAGGTAATGACTAAAACCACCATTTTTCCTCAACAACTTTGTTGGGGAAACGAGAGGTTGGAAGGctctatttttgtatttcttgccTGTAGCTCAACTCTGGCTCTGACCTGTCAGAAGTAACAAAGTCTGGTGTGGAGGAGGAGTCTGTAACATTGTTGAGTATCTCTGTGGCATATGGACGGTACTCAGGGTTCGGTTATTGAAGAAAAGGACTTTGAGAAGACGaatcaaatattttgcttgtactgaattatttccattttatctcTGTTCTCCATGTCTGCCTGGGTTACCTTCTATTTCCCACTTTGTATTTCTGTCCTCATAAATTAAATAACTGAAACTGTACATAAtttgagaaaaacacaaaaatgtgtGTTCTAAAATAAAAGGTGCTTGCAAAGAAGTAGCACAGCTCCAAGAACAAGATGAGCCCCCCTGACTGACTGGAGAGGCCAGGAGACCATCACAGGAGGAGGTGCTGTGCAACATAACATTGTCACTGTCTTATCCTGGCAGAGGATTCTGAGGCATCCTCGTGGAATCTCCAACACTCAGAAGCAAGATAAGCCAAGGCTCACTGAGAGAAACCAGAGacctgctgaaagaaaaatactgcagcaaACTAGAACCAGATAGTCCACACCACTCACTTTCAGGCCATAAGGGGCACAGTAAAAGGCTGAAAAacatatgtttttttcctgggtggTGCCCTGTCTACATACATATGGATTTAATAATCCATAATTATTTATTCCAGTTGTAACTCCACGCGTTAAAAGAGATCGTATGGAATTGTCTTCAGAAGTGctggaaaaggctgaaaaatcaCCAGTTCTGAGTCTGCTCTTGTGGCTCTTGAGAGCCcaacaggagaaggaaagtgGCTCCTccatggctgtgctggcacacgTTTCCCCTGGGGGCAGAAACTCACCTTGTGACATCATAAATTGATGTCATCCAGCTTACACAGTGCATGTTCTGTatctttctgcagagaaaagccaTTACTCCCATTCCATCTCATAACCAGATTGCTGCTATGTGTCccttcagctcctgccagctgTGACAGGGGATGTCCTGAGCAGGGACTTAGAACTATTTCTGCTGTGAACTGCATCTTCCACATCCCTGCAAACAGCAGACAATATACATTAGAGATTAATGATACATGTGCCTTGTTTCTTGACATCTCAAAAGTCCACCAAGCATAATACAAGCATCATAATTCGAAAAACACGGAAGAAAATACTAAAGCCTTTGAATAATACTGGTACTAGGTTGAGCCATTGGTGGCTTGTTCTTAATACCATGTAGTCAAACTGCTTTGCTCTTTGTTATGTGCCATGTATTTAATGGAAAACCTTGGCTGAGCTGGCTTTGCTGGTGGAAGAAATCACAGCTTCGGGGTAGGATTCACTTTCACTCGCTGCCCTCAAAGATTGCATGTCTGGTAAGCTTTGAactgttctttttctggaactgatttttttcccccagatttCTCTGTCAGGAAATGAGAGCAAACACTTGTCCCACTCTTACTTGTCCAGTTACTTCATTATTTGTTTAAGCTTCCataatatacacacacacatatttgcATATGCATAAAACATGTAATTACTATGATACCTGAATTCTTTCAAGGGTACTGAAGTAAAGCCTGTATTTAACCCCACTAATCAAATCCTCTGCAAAGCTGTAATGCTGTATTAGTGTTTTAGTCTTGGGCTTTTCAAGATTCAGACCCTGCAAATGCCAAATTTTTACAAATATACAAGCTCAGCCTAAAAGTAATTTAGGATGCACATATAAATCATGACAAGGAAAGACGTACTCAATCGTGTTAGCAGATAATTCCCAGTTTGAGAAATTCCTCCTTGTTCTGTCCATTTTGGCCTCATCCTTTTGACCATCAGAGAGAATGGGGACAATATTATTTACAtagaaaaagggagaggaattTGAGAGTGGACTGCATGGCTGTAGGAGCTTCCAACCCGAAATAGCATCGGGTAactatttaaaagcaaaccaacaaTTTGGATAACATGATCCCACATTCCCAATGCTAAGCTTAAAACTGCCAGTTCAGTGCTGCTCCCACACACTCTGGTGAGAGAACAGACTGCCTGCTGCTTGTTCCCCACAGCCCAAACTGCATTTAAAGTGGAAAACACACATTTCCTTAATGGAGGGGTTTGCTGCAACTTCACCACTAATGAGGGAATTACAGCCCTGACTCAGACACCTGCAACCaccaaaacagaaatgctggcaggggctggatgAGCTGCCTGTGGGGCAGAACATGTCAGTGCCTGAGCCTGCCCTTGGCAGGTCTGACGTGGTGGGTGCTGAGCCccccaggatgctgctgagCCCCACTGGGCCCTGGTTGCACCCTGAGGGTGACACAAGGCACCCATCGTGTGCTGGTTCACCTGCTTTCACTGCAGGGCCCCAACCTGCAACTGGAGCATATGTTTCCTCTGGAGACCACGGAGAGAACTTGACTCAGACCTGCCAAGATTTTTCCACCCCTGTAAATCTGTAGATATAAAATTGGATTAGAAGCCCTCGCATGTGAATTCCAGgtttacaaagaaaatgtcGATGTGGAGACTTcttcagttttacagaaagaagATGGTAGTTGTTTTATTGCTAATAATGATTATTCTATGTTTTGATAGTAACTGGAAGCCCTGGAAAAAATCCCTATTAATACAGCAGTATGGTGTGcaacaaagagcaaaaaaatacCTCTCCTGCAAAGTGCTTGCAATCTAACCTCCATCTGCAAGAGGAATCTCATGATATGCCTTATCCAGTTTCCTTCAGCACCTCCTCTACCCCAGCTATCATCTCCTGTGTGCATTTGttctgccttcccctgcagctctgccctgggggaaACTATACTTTTATATTCTTGATTAACAAGTAGGGCTCTAATGTCTCTCTTTAAAGCCCTGTATCTTGGGCTTTAATGTTCCCCATTAACGACATGTATCTCACCCACACTGACATTTCCTGCAGTCGTCATCACATCTGTTTCCTCAGCCAACCATTTCTTaataaatgcacagaaatttGCCTGCAGCTACCAAACACAAGCGCCTCCTCAGAGATTCATGGGTGTTTCTGAAGTTTAGTGTAAGCACTGGGAAGACTGTTAAATGGATCAGTTCTGTCAGCACAAAATTGTCCAGTACTCAAACAACCACTGCTAGTGCTGCAGATACTAAAGACTCTTCTGTAAATTAATTACTTGCTGTGGCCCCAAGACCATTCAGAGCTTCTTCACGTTGCTAGCACACAAGCAAAGCTGTGAACTGCATCTCTCCTCTTTGGAATGCTAAAACCTGGGAGCCAGAAGTTATTCCTGAGATACTCTAGAGTGACAATAGTATTACATTATCCAGTTTCAATATTTTTGGGGGTGGTATATCTTTTCTGAGGTTGTCTCAGAGCTTGCAAAAGCAAAGGGTTGCTTGCAGTTatgctgcttttgctgtgaATGACACTGAGCAGGCAAATATACTGTactaatatgaaaaaatatttgcatttcaggTGAGGTGGATGACTGCTCTTGAGGGTACAAGGAAATGGGAGTCCTACCAACCAGTGTTTGAAAACCTCTTCTAAGTCATCCTGTGCTGTTTGCTATGGACGTGGTTCCTGTTATTAACAGATCACCAGCTCTGGAAGACTCGACAGCGATGTTTTATCTGCTGACAAGAGCATAAGCAGAAAGTGCCCCAGGGAGAGTGAAACTACCTAAACAGAGCACCCAGGATCTCCCAAAACATCTTGCttcatttaaacaaacaaacaaaaaaaaaaacccaaaaccaatcaagcaaaacaaaacccttcaCTTCATGAACAAAGTTTGGAGCTGACTTGATCATACACAGTAAAGATAAGTAAGAGATTTCTCTCTGAGGTCATTTAGTCTGAAttgaaaacagctgaaaacagacACGTGATCAGGACATGGTCAGAACTGGACAGATGCTCAAGTGCCATTTACAAGCTATGGAACTCCTTCCTTTGACAGGGGTGGGCTTTGCTCTCAGTAAAGGGCATATTACTGAAAAAGCTATCCCAGATAATATCCCaatattatttcagtaataTCCCATATTACTGAAAGACCTATTCCCAACAAGAGCTTgtttcaaaagagaaacaaagtcTGTTGCAGAGATTACTGGGTTAAACTCAGTGTCTCGGTGATCCAGGCTGGGGCAAGtaataaaatggcttttgggGTGCACATATCAACTATGGAAAGGTGCTTTACAGAAGCTGGTGGACACATTACAATTCCTTGGAGGCTGAGGGTACTTCAAGCAACAAGTTTTTTGCAGAGAATCACCAGACGACGCcagacagaatcacagaaaaaatgaggttggaaaagacctctgagatcatcgaggCCAACCTGCGACCCAACACCACCGTGTCAACTAGACCAGGGCGCTCAGTGCCgcgtccagtctttccttgaacacctccagggacggcgactccaccacctctctgtgCAGCCCGTTCCAGCGTTTAATCACCTTTTCTGTGGAGAAACGTCCAACTTCAACGTGCCCTGGCGCAGCAGACGGGTAGCACGGGAAGCAGGACCAAATCCACAGACCCATCCCAGCGGGTGCGGGCAGTGCGGGggtgctcctgctcccccctcacccctgCGGTCGCCATGGCAACGGACGCGGCGCGGGGCATCCCGGGCCGCAAGACAACGCCGGGGTAAAGCCCTGCCGGGCGCCGCGCCGCGGCCAATGGGCGCTCGGGGGCCGGCGGCGGTGGCCAATGGGC
This window contains:
- the GATC gene encoding glutamyl-tRNA(Gln) amidotransferase subunit C, mitochondrial; protein product: MRALSLARWVRAWRVPPRGHSGHGAHRPPPQQKVSVEVLDHLEHLALVDFRDSEGVERLQKAIEFADQLHEVNTDGVEPMDSVLEDRCLYLREDDVTEGNCTKELLQNAREKVEEYFVAPPGNIPLPKLEERDTFLQGS